The Primulina eburnea isolate SZY01 chromosome 13, ASM2296580v1, whole genome shotgun sequence genome includes a region encoding these proteins:
- the LOC140810650 gene encoding uncharacterized protein yields MCCSMYENNVRMTYPDMDDASVEAYIQTNLFQWFRQYATTPDSQIEQPIIKQVAGGPLMKVKTYRGYCINGFNFHTVHDTSFKGTNNSGLQVSGQMSSGNVTEFYGQLEEIVEIEYPGLQMRQVVLFKCRWFHTHPRSGTRVHKKYKIVDVNRKNNLGDYEPFVFPTQASQVVYLTYPTTKRAESDWMHVSTLRRRAYVNDVEPNIEQNTDAFQNNESGPHDISTQFLLTSQNLVDVNVMYDNKIDLNSSESEAEDVQYSSDNVRDIDDESE; encoded by the exons ATGTGTTGCAGCATGTACGAGAACAACGTACGTATGACATATCCAGATATGGATGACGCTTCAGTCGAGGCGTACATCCAAACCAATTTGTTTCAGTGGTTTCGTCAATAT GCTACGACGCCGGATTCTCAAATTGAACAGCCAATTATAAAACAGGTTGCAGGAGGTCCTCTGATGAAAGTTAAGACTTACCGAGGTTATTGCATTAATGGATTTAACTTTCATACAGTGCATGACACTTCGTTCAAAGGTACAAACAACTCGGGGCTTCAAGTTAGTGGTCAAATGAGTAGTGGAAATGTCACTGAGTTTTATGGGCAACTTGAAGAAATAGTGGAAATTGAATACCCAGGTCTACAAATGAGACAAGTTGTACTTTTCAAGTGTCGCTGGTTTCATACTCATCCTCGGTCGGGCACACGCGTACACAaaaagtacaaaattgttgatgtCAACCGAAAAAATAATCTGGGAGACTACGaaccatttgtgtttcctaCGCAAGCCTCGCAAGTTGTGTATCTGACTTATCCAACAACGAAGAGAGCAGAATCAGATTGGATGCATGTGAGTACTCTACGTAGGCGAGCTTATGTCAATGATGTTGAGCCAAATATTGAGCAGAATACTGATGCATTTCAAAACAACGAAAGTGGACCTCATGACATTTCAACTCAATTTCTTTTGACGTCTCAGAATTTAGTCGATGTAAATGTTATGTACGACAACAAAATTGATTTGAATAGTAGTGAAAGTGAAGCAGAAGATGTTCAATATTCGAGCGACAATGTTCGTGACATTGACGACGAAAGTGAATAA
- the LOC140809558 gene encoding probable xyloglucan endotransglucosylase/hydrolase protein 10, whose amino-acid sequence MKTLMSSSKQTSRMSRILTFVGIVCFLLLQDASASVVSTGDFSKDFFVNWSPSHVNTSLDGTTRSLTLDKDSGSGFLSNDKLLFGQFDMKIRLIPGNSAGTVVAFYLTSDEPNHDEVDFEFLGNVVGQPYTLQTNVYIDGFDSREQRIKLWFDPTKDFHTYTILWNIYQIVFMVDWVPIRTYRNHKDKGVAYPGKPMGLQVSLWNGESWATNGGKDKIDWASSPFIASFKNHKIDACIWDQGPESCWAGGPDKWWNNERFNSLTWAQRRLFRWARKYYLTYDYCQDNQRFNNTLPKECLLPKY is encoded by the exons ATGAAAACCCTAATGTCTTCTTCTAAACAAACGTCGAGGATGTCTCGCATTCTTACATTTGTCGGAATCGTCTGCTTCCTCTTGCTTCAAGATGCATCGGCTTCTGTGGTTTCAACTGGGGATTTCAGCAAGGACTTCTTTGTGAACTGGTCCCCCAGCCATGTAAATACATCTCTTGATGGCACAACAAGAAGCCTCACACTCGACAAGGATTCGG GTTCAGGTTTTCTTTCGAATGACAAGTTGTTATTCGGCCAGTTCGACATGAAGATCAGGCTGATACCAGGAAATTCGGCCGGCACGGTCGTCGCCTTTTAT CTGACTTCTGATGAACCGAATCACGACGAGGTCGACTTCGAATTCCTGGGGAATGTGGTTGGTCAACCTTATACTCTGCAAACAAATGTATACATAGATGGATTTGATAGCAGAGAGCAGAGGATTAAACTGTGGTTTGATCCCACCAAGGATTTTCACACATATACCATACTGTGGAACATTTATCAGATTGT ATTCATGGTAGACTGGGTTCCAATTAGAACTTACAGAAACCATAAAGATAAAGGAGTTGCATATCCAGGGAAGCCCATGGGCCTACAAGTCAGCCTTTGGAATGGTGAGAGTTGGGCTACTAATGGTGGCAAAGACAAGATTGATTGGGCCAGCAGCCCATTTATTGCCTCATTCAAAAACCACAAGATCGATGCTTGTATATGGGACCAAGGCCCAGAATCATGCTGGGCTGGAGGCCCAGATAAATGGTGGAACAACGAAAGGTTCAACTCTCTAACTTGGGCCCAAAGAAGATTGTTCAGATGGGCCAGAAAATATTACCTTACATATGATTATTGCCAGGATAATCAAAGGTTTAACAATACCCTTCCCAAGGAGTGTCTCCTCCCTAAGTATTGA